The Sorangiineae bacterium MSr11367 genome window below encodes:
- a CDS encoding LysE family transporter produces the protein MVPVFLKAVFLGLSVAAPVGPIGILCIRRTLTDGRKLGFACGMGAATADAIYGLVAGIGVSAIARAFAEHQAMFRTVGALYLGYLAFRIWTAAVPEEGAKVAGGSAFSAWLSTLALTITNPMTIAAFLAMFSSFGIQPGESAWIDTGTLVGGVFLGSAAWWFTLSGGVSLLRHRLRRAHLVWINRVSATGLFAFALSAAFGLLS, from the coding sequence ATGGTTCCTGTCTTTCTAAAAGCCGTCTTTCTCGGCCTCTCGGTGGCCGCTCCCGTGGGCCCCATCGGCATCTTGTGCATCCGGCGCACGCTCACCGATGGGCGCAAGCTGGGGTTCGCGTGCGGTATGGGCGCGGCCACGGCGGACGCGATTTACGGGCTCGTTGCGGGGATTGGCGTCAGTGCCATCGCGCGGGCCTTTGCCGAGCATCAAGCCATGTTTCGCACCGTGGGCGCGCTGTACCTCGGCTACCTGGCGTTTCGCATTTGGACGGCCGCGGTGCCGGAGGAGGGGGCCAAGGTCGCCGGCGGCAGCGCCTTCTCGGCATGGCTGTCGACCTTGGCGCTCACCATCACGAACCCCATGACCATCGCGGCGTTTCTCGCGATGTTCTCGTCCTTCGGCATCCAGCCAGGCGAGAGCGCGTGGATCGATACGGGCACCCTCGTGGGCGGGGTGTTTCTCGGATCGGCGGCGTGGTGGTTCACGCTCAGCGGAGGCGTCAGTCTGCTGCGCCACCGCCTGCGACGCGCGCACCTGGTGTGGATCAACCGCGTGTCGGCGACGGGGTTATTCGCCTTTGCGCTCAGCGCTGCCTTTGGTCTCCTCAGCTAG
- a CDS encoding acyl-CoA synthetase encodes MNLRTDPRIAISDDEGTWTYADLHARARRIAAALLSASGPDGERKDSRAGLAGERVAIFVSPGGHFVASFFGVLMAGGVVTVLSPLHPSREMLYFCEDAEVRTILVSPDLRPRLEQAAEGRRVLSTDEAVFSEGPMLDEGPSQAPDAPALQLYTSGTTGKPKGAVLTHGNLETQQRLLAEAWEFTERDTLLHALPLHHMHGLAIALLTALGAGATVRMLPGFDAKRIWSELPRATVLMAVPTMYTRLFNAFDEAAPDLRAEWQRGARGLRLATSGSAALPATLAERWQIIAGAIPVERFGMTEIGVGTTNPVHGARKPAHVGLPLPTVRTRIVDDQGQDAEVGELWIAGPSVFSGYYKRPDATRDAFVPDATGERWFRTGDTVTRDADGYFKILGRTSVDILKSGGYKLSALEIEEALREHPAIREVAVVGVPDENWGDRVVACVVAHEGRAGECATELVRTFAKQSLAPYKVPKQVVLMTELPRNAMGKVQKPELTKQLLAEETKGSAERKGE; translated from the coding sequence ATGAACCTCCGGACCGACCCGCGGATCGCCATCTCGGATGACGAAGGCACCTGGACTTATGCGGATCTTCATGCTCGGGCGCGGCGCATCGCGGCCGCGCTGCTCTCAGCGAGTGGGCCGGATGGGGAGCGCAAGGATTCGCGGGCGGGTTTGGCAGGCGAACGCGTCGCCATTTTCGTTTCGCCCGGCGGGCACTTCGTGGCGTCGTTCTTTGGCGTGCTCATGGCCGGCGGCGTCGTCACCGTGCTGTCGCCCCTGCATCCATCGCGGGAGATGCTCTACTTCTGCGAGGACGCCGAGGTTCGCACCATCCTTGTTTCGCCGGATCTGAGGCCGCGGCTCGAGCAAGCGGCCGAAGGCCGGCGCGTCCTTTCCACCGACGAGGCGGTGTTTTCGGAGGGGCCGATGCTGGACGAAGGCCCCTCGCAAGCCCCCGACGCGCCCGCGCTGCAGCTTTACACGAGCGGAACCACGGGAAAGCCGAAGGGCGCCGTTCTGACCCACGGCAATCTGGAGACGCAGCAGCGGCTCCTGGCGGAGGCGTGGGAGTTCACCGAGCGCGACACGCTGCTCCATGCGCTGCCGCTGCACCACATGCACGGGCTGGCCATCGCACTGCTGACTGCGCTCGGTGCCGGGGCGACCGTGCGCATGCTCCCGGGCTTCGATGCGAAGCGCATCTGGAGCGAGCTTCCGCGGGCCACCGTCCTCATGGCGGTCCCCACCATGTATACGCGCCTCTTCAACGCCTTTGACGAGGCCGCCCCCGACCTTCGCGCCGAATGGCAACGCGGCGCACGCGGCCTGCGCCTGGCCACCAGCGGGAGTGCTGCCCTGCCCGCAACCCTCGCCGAGCGCTGGCAGATCATCGCGGGCGCCATCCCGGTGGAGCGCTTCGGCATGACCGAGATCGGCGTCGGCACGACCAACCCGGTGCACGGCGCCCGCAAGCCGGCCCACGTCGGCCTCCCCTTGCCGACGGTGCGAACGCGCATCGTCGACGATCAGGGCCAAGACGCCGAAGTCGGCGAACTCTGGATCGCCGGCCCCAGCGTCTTCTCCGGCTATTACAAGCGCCCCGACGCGACGCGCGACGCGTTCGTGCCCGACGCGACGGGCGAGCGATGGTTCCGCACCGGCGACACGGTCACCCGCGACGCCGACGGTTACTTCAAAATACTGGGCCGCACGAGCGTCGATATTCTGAAGAGCGGCGGCTACAAACTGAGCGCGCTCGAAATCGAGGAAGCACTGCGCGAGCACCCGGCCATCCGCGAGGTCGCCGTCGTCGGCGTGCCCGATGAAAACTGGGGTGACCGCGTCGTGGCGTGCGTGGTCGCGCACGAAGGCCGCGCGGGCGAGTGCGCGACGGAGCTCGTACGCACCTTCGCCAAGCAAAGCCTCGCCCCGTACAAGGTTCCCAAGCAGGTGGTGCTCATGACCGAGCTCCCGCGCAATGCCATGGGCAAGGTGCAGAAACCCGAGCTCACGAAGCAGCTTCTAGCTGAGGAGACCAAAGGCAGCGCTGAGCGCAAAGGCGAATAA
- a CDS encoding saccharopine dehydrogenase NADP-binding domain-containing protein encodes MASARADVLVFGATGFTGKLVCDALRTRGVTFAIAGRSRAKLDALSDSLGGVETALVDLKDAETIVRALSGRKVVSACAGPFIDVGEPILASCARMGIHYADTTGEQNFVALAVLRYRATAEASGACVAPSMAYEIAPPDWAAHLAAQRLGKEPDAIDIVYIPRAGGNLADATTRGTKLSVLSIFSGESRQYIDGALRREAPAATVRTFPAREEGGRAITAMSIPSPESIVVPSHTAARTVRTFMAMDKAAAHLLQKARGVAPALARVARPLLVRAIGRTTEGPEGEARGMEFDVLAEARSGDTVKRVYLTGRDPYGLTAQIQALFVERALAGKVHARGVVAPSVAIAPADALAALPLELHERASATTE; translated from the coding sequence ATGGCGAGCGCACGTGCCGACGTCCTGGTCTTCGGGGCCACCGGGTTCACCGGCAAGCTCGTCTGCGATGCGCTTCGCACACGCGGGGTGACGTTCGCCATCGCGGGCCGGAGCCGCGCCAAGCTCGATGCGCTTTCCGACTCGCTCGGGGGGGTCGAAACGGCACTCGTCGACCTGAAGGACGCCGAGACCATCGTGCGTGCCCTCAGCGGACGCAAGGTCGTCAGCGCGTGCGCCGGGCCATTCATCGACGTGGGCGAGCCCATTTTGGCGAGTTGCGCGCGCATGGGCATCCACTACGCGGACACGACGGGCGAGCAAAACTTCGTCGCCCTCGCGGTCCTTCGCTACCGCGCCACGGCGGAAGCCAGCGGGGCCTGCGTTGCGCCGTCCATGGCCTACGAGATTGCGCCGCCGGACTGGGCGGCCCATTTGGCCGCGCAGCGTCTGGGGAAAGAGCCCGACGCGATCGACATCGTGTACATCCCGCGCGCGGGTGGAAACCTCGCCGACGCCACGACGCGGGGGACCAAGCTCAGTGTGCTCTCGATTTTCTCGGGTGAGAGCCGACAGTACATCGACGGGGCCCTGCGCCGGGAGGCCCCGGCGGCCACCGTGCGCACCTTTCCGGCGCGGGAGGAAGGGGGCCGGGCCATCACGGCGATGTCGATCCCGAGCCCCGAATCGATCGTCGTCCCGTCGCACACGGCGGCGCGAACGGTGCGGACCTTCATGGCCATGGACAAGGCCGCCGCGCACCTTCTTCAAAAGGCGCGGGGCGTTGCGCCGGCCCTCGCGCGGGTCGCGCGCCCGCTCTTGGTGCGCGCGATCGGTCGCACGACCGAGGGGCCCGAAGGCGAGGCGCGCGGCATGGAGTTCGACGTCCTCGCCGAAGCCCGATCGGGAGATACGGTGAAGCGCGTTTACCTTACGGGCCGCGATCCGTACGGCCTCACCGCGCAGATTCAAGCGCTGTTCGTGGAGCGCGCGCTCGCGGGCAAGGTGCATGCGCGCGGTGTCGTGGCCCCGAGCGTGGCCATTGCTCCGGCGGACGCCCTGGCCGCGTTGCCGCTCGAACTTCACGAGCGCGCGAGCGCGACGACCGAATAG
- a CDS encoding XRE family transcriptional regulator, translating to MSDELATRLGKNIRQLREARGLTQQQMAKIANVPRATWANVESGAANPTLAVMHAVAEAFQVTLEELISTPRAACEFYPRDTLRTRQRGDVFVRKLLPDAIPGMEIDRFELPPKSQMTGVPHTPGTREYLTCESGCIVLVAAGERWQLETGDVIAFRGDQRHSYLNPGERPAVAYSVVALARS from the coding sequence ATGAGCGACGAGCTGGCCACGCGGCTGGGCAAGAATATTCGGCAGCTGCGGGAAGCGCGCGGGCTCACCCAACAGCAAATGGCCAAGATTGCCAACGTCCCCCGCGCCACGTGGGCCAACGTGGAATCGGGCGCCGCAAACCCGACGCTCGCCGTCATGCATGCCGTGGCCGAAGCCTTTCAGGTCACCCTGGAGGAGCTCATCTCCACGCCGCGCGCCGCCTGCGAATTTTACCCGCGCGACACGCTCCGCACGCGGCAGCGTGGGGACGTCTTCGTGCGCAAGCTCCTGCCGGACGCCATCCCGGGCATGGAAATCGATCGCTTCGAGCTCCCGCCCAAGAGCCAGATGACCGGCGTCCCCCACACGCCAGGCACCCGCGAATACCTGACATGCGAGAGCGGCTGCATCGTTCTCGTCGCCGCCGGCGAGCGCTGGCAACTCGAGACGGGGGACGTCATCGCGTTCCGCGGCGACCAGCGGCACTCGTACCTCAACCCCGGTGAACGGCCCGCCGTCGCCTATTCGGTCGTCGCGCTCGCGCGCTCGTGA